In the Corythoichthys intestinalis isolate RoL2023-P3 chromosome 12, ASM3026506v1, whole genome shotgun sequence genome, one interval contains:
- the LOC130927366 gene encoding LIM and senescent cell antigen-like-containing domain protein 1 isoform X4 produces MLAITEMTNGNMANALANAMCERCKSGFAPAEKIVNSNGELYHEQCFVCAQCFQQFPEGLFYEFEDRKYCEHDFQMLFAPCCHQCGEFIIGRVIKAMNNSWHPECFCCDICQAVLADVGFVKNAGRHLCRPCHNREKARGLGKYICQKCHAIIEEQPLLFKNDPYHPDHFNCNNCGKELTADARELKGELYCLPCHDKMGVPICGACRRPIEGRVVNAMGKQWHVEHFVCAKCEKPFLGHRHYERKGLAYCETHYNQLFGDVCYHCNRVIEGDVVSALNKAWCVNCFACSTCNAKLTLKDKFVEVDLKPVCKHCYERLPDDMKRRLSKRERDSKEKKKKPLIPMCL; encoded by the exons CAACATGGCCAATGCCCTAGCTAACGCCATGTGTGAGCGCTGCAAGAGTGGCTTTGCTCCGGCGGAGAAAATAGTCAACAGTAATGGAGAACTTTACCACGAGCAGTGCTTTGTGTGCGCCCAGTGTTTCCAACAGTTTCCTGAGGGACTCTTCTATGAG TTTGAAGACCGGAAATACTGTGAACATGACTTCCAGATGCTCTTTGCACCTTGCTGCCACCAGTGTG GTGAGTTCATCATAGGCCGTGTTATCAAGGCTATGAATAATAGCTGGCATCCCGAATGCTTCTGCTGTGACATCTGCCAAGCCGTGCTTGCCGATGTTGgatttgtaaagaatgctgGCAG GCACTTGTGTCGTCCCTGCCACAACAGAGAGAAAGCACGTGGACTTGGCAAGTACATCTGTCAAAAGTGTCATGCCATCATTGAAGAGCAGCCCCTTCTGTTTAAGAATGACCCCTACCATCCTGATCACTTCAACTGTAACAACTGCGG TAAGGAGTTGACTGCTGATGCCAGAGAGCTGAAGGGGGAGCTTTACTGTCTGCCCTGTCATGACAAAATGGGAGTCCCCATTTGCGGGGCCTGCAGGAGACCCATTGAGGGCCGTGTGGTCAATGCAATGGGAAAGCAGTGGCATGTGGAG CATTTTGTGTGTGCTAAGTGTGAGAAACCCTTCCTGGGACACCGCCACTACGAACGCAAGGGCCTGGCCTACTGTGAAACTCACTACAACCAG CTGTTTGGAGATGTTTGCTACCACTGCAATCGTGTTATAGAAGGAGATG TGGTGTCAGCCCTCAACAAGGCTTGGTGTGTCAACTGTTTTGCTTGCTCTACTTGCAACGCCAAACTCACCCTTAA GGATAAATTTGTGGAAGTGGATCTGAAGCCAGTGTGTAAGCACTGCTATGAACGTCTGCCGGACGACATGAAACGGCGGCTGTCCAAGCGCGAACGCGActcaaaggagaaaaaaaagaaaccattGATACCTATGTGTCTGTGA
- the LOC130927366 gene encoding LIM and senescent cell antigen-like-containing domain protein 1 isoform X3: MDSLRLKALSNSGLYRRRQERPDSYGVLGEGFSNMANALANAMCERCKSGFAPAEKIVNSNGELYHEQCFVCAQCFQQFPEGLFYEFEDRKYCEHDFQMLFAPCCHQCGEFIIGRVIKAMNNSWHPECFCCDICQAVLADVGFVKNAGRHLCRPCHNREKARGLGKYICQKCHAIIEEQPLLFKNDPYHPDHFNCNNCGKELTADARELKGELYCLPCHDKMGVPICGACRRPIEGRVVNAMGKQWHVEHFVCAKCEKPFLGHRHYERKGLAYCETHYNQLFGDVCYHCNRVIEGDVVSALNKAWCVNCFACSTCNAKLTLKDKFVEVDLKPVCKHCYERLPDDMKRRLSKRERDSKEKKKKPLIPMCL; encoded by the exons CAACATGGCCAATGCCCTAGCTAACGCCATGTGTGAGCGCTGCAAGAGTGGCTTTGCTCCGGCGGAGAAAATAGTCAACAGTAATGGAGAACTTTACCACGAGCAGTGCTTTGTGTGCGCCCAGTGTTTCCAACAGTTTCCTGAGGGACTCTTCTATGAG TTTGAAGACCGGAAATACTGTGAACATGACTTCCAGATGCTCTTTGCACCTTGCTGCCACCAGTGTG GTGAGTTCATCATAGGCCGTGTTATCAAGGCTATGAATAATAGCTGGCATCCCGAATGCTTCTGCTGTGACATCTGCCAAGCCGTGCTTGCCGATGTTGgatttgtaaagaatgctgGCAG GCACTTGTGTCGTCCCTGCCACAACAGAGAGAAAGCACGTGGACTTGGCAAGTACATCTGTCAAAAGTGTCATGCCATCATTGAAGAGCAGCCCCTTCTGTTTAAGAATGACCCCTACCATCCTGATCACTTCAACTGTAACAACTGCGG TAAGGAGTTGACTGCTGATGCCAGAGAGCTGAAGGGGGAGCTTTACTGTCTGCCCTGTCATGACAAAATGGGAGTCCCCATTTGCGGGGCCTGCAGGAGACCCATTGAGGGCCGTGTGGTCAATGCAATGGGAAAGCAGTGGCATGTGGAG CATTTTGTGTGTGCTAAGTGTGAGAAACCCTTCCTGGGACACCGCCACTACGAACGCAAGGGCCTGGCCTACTGTGAAACTCACTACAACCAG CTGTTTGGAGATGTTTGCTACCACTGCAATCGTGTTATAGAAGGAGATG TGGTGTCAGCCCTCAACAAGGCTTGGTGTGTCAACTGTTTTGCTTGCTCTACTTGCAACGCCAAACTCACCCTTAA GGATAAATTTGTGGAAGTGGATCTGAAGCCAGTGTGTAAGCACTGCTATGAACGTCTGCCGGACGACATGAAACGGCGGCTGTCCAAGCGCGAACGCGActcaaaggagaaaaaaaagaaaccattGATACCTATGTGTCTGTGA
- the LOC130927366 gene encoding LIM and senescent cell antigen-like-containing domain protein 1 isoform X5, with protein sequence MANALANAMCERCKSGFAPAEKIVNSNGELYHEQCFVCAQCFQQFPEGLFYEFEDRKYCEHDFQMLFAPCCHQCGEFIIGRVIKAMNNSWHPECFCCDICQAVLADVGFVKNAGRHLCRPCHNREKARGLGKYICQKCHAIIEEQPLLFKNDPYHPDHFNCNNCGKELTADARELKGELYCLPCHDKMGVPICGACRRPIEGRVVNAMGKQWHVEHFVCAKCEKPFLGHRHYERKGLAYCETHYNQLFGDVCYHCNRVIEGDVVSALNKAWCVNCFACSTCNAKLTLKDKFVEVDLKPVCKHCYERLPDDMKRRLSKRERDSKEKKKKPLIPMCL encoded by the exons ATGGCCAATGCCCTAGCTAACGCCATGTGTGAGCGCTGCAAGAGTGGCTTTGCTCCGGCGGAGAAAATAGTCAACAGTAATGGAGAACTTTACCACGAGCAGTGCTTTGTGTGCGCCCAGTGTTTCCAACAGTTTCCTGAGGGACTCTTCTATGAG TTTGAAGACCGGAAATACTGTGAACATGACTTCCAGATGCTCTTTGCACCTTGCTGCCACCAGTGTG GTGAGTTCATCATAGGCCGTGTTATCAAGGCTATGAATAATAGCTGGCATCCCGAATGCTTCTGCTGTGACATCTGCCAAGCCGTGCTTGCCGATGTTGgatttgtaaagaatgctgGCAG GCACTTGTGTCGTCCCTGCCACAACAGAGAGAAAGCACGTGGACTTGGCAAGTACATCTGTCAAAAGTGTCATGCCATCATTGAAGAGCAGCCCCTTCTGTTTAAGAATGACCCCTACCATCCTGATCACTTCAACTGTAACAACTGCGG TAAGGAGTTGACTGCTGATGCCAGAGAGCTGAAGGGGGAGCTTTACTGTCTGCCCTGTCATGACAAAATGGGAGTCCCCATTTGCGGGGCCTGCAGGAGACCCATTGAGGGCCGTGTGGTCAATGCAATGGGAAAGCAGTGGCATGTGGAG CATTTTGTGTGTGCTAAGTGTGAGAAACCCTTCCTGGGACACCGCCACTACGAACGCAAGGGCCTGGCCTACTGTGAAACTCACTACAACCAG CTGTTTGGAGATGTTTGCTACCACTGCAATCGTGTTATAGAAGGAGATG TGGTGTCAGCCCTCAACAAGGCTTGGTGTGTCAACTGTTTTGCTTGCTCTACTTGCAACGCCAAACTCACCCTTAA GGATAAATTTGTGGAAGTGGATCTGAAGCCAGTGTGTAAGCACTGCTATGAACGTCTGCCGGACGACATGAAACGGCGGCTGTCCAAGCGCGAACGCGActcaaaggagaaaaaaaagaaaccattGATACCTATGTGTCTGTGA